A genomic window from Nosocomiicoccus massiliensis includes:
- a CDS encoding DUF2487 family protein → MLYNYQDLSLIQDEIEFVDTAIIPVIDIDITNRRQENANNIELMQHVIYLLEKQLKGRLLITPLFSVINNDVSHVSDYGAQLKEFGFKHVVVLTVNPRDINDLELIKLNSIPLETMEPDVMQSLVKDEMTNVLKQIIQFWNQ, encoded by the coding sequence ATGCTATATAATTATCAAGACTTATCTCTTATACAAGATGAAATTGAATTTGTAGACACTGCGATTATACCTGTCATAGATATTGATATTACAAATAGAAGACAAGAGAACGCAAATAACATTGAACTCATGCAACACGTAATTTATTTGCTAGAGAAACAACTAAAAGGTCGATTACTTATCACACCCTTATTTTCTGTAATTAACAACGACGTGTCACACGTCTCAGATTATGGTGCTCAATTAAAGGAATTTGGCTTTAAACACGTCGTTGTATTAACTGTGAATCCACGTGATATCAACGACTTAGAACTCATTAAGCTAAATAGCATTCCTTTAGAAACAATGGAGCCTGATGTGATGCAATCTCTAGTAAAAGATGAGATGACAAATGTATTAAAACAAATTATTCAATTTTGGAATCAATAA
- a CDS encoding ubiquinol-cytochrome c reductase iron-sulfur subunit, with amino-acid sequence MSNKVTRRQFLNYSLMGVGSFMAAGMILPMGRFALDPLFQTDAEGDEIVTSVKVSEITEEPQKVDFTFTQQDAWYESEVTNFAWVYKDGNKLIGLSPVCKHLGCTVTWAGDDGNPDMFFCPCHNGLYTKDGNNVPGTPPRGPLDEFEVGEKDGYITIGKKKENTLV; translated from the coding sequence ATGTCAAATAAAGTTACTCGACGCCAATTTCTAAACTATTCATTAATGGGTGTCGGTTCTTTTATGGCAGCCGGAATGATTCTACCAATGGGTAGATTCGCTTTAGATCCATTATTCCAGACAGATGCTGAAGGTGACGAAATCGTTACGAGCGTTAAAGTAAGTGAAATAACAGAAGAACCTCAAAAGGTTGATTTCACATTTACTCAACAAGATGCTTGGTACGAAAGTGAAGTTACAAACTTCGCATGGGTCTACAAAGATGGTAATAAGCTCATCGGTTTATCACCAGTGTGTAAACACTTAGGTTGTACAGTAACGTGGGCTGGAGACGATGGTAACCCAGATATGTTCTTCTGTCCTTGTCATAACGGACTGTACACTAAAGATGGTAACAACGTACCAGGAACACCTCCACGTGGACCATTAGATGAGTTCGAGGTTGGAGAAAAAGATGGGTACATCACAATTGGTAAGAAAAAAGAGAACACGCTTGTTTGA
- the aroA gene encoding 3-phosphoshikimate 1-carboxyvinyltransferase, which produces MIDKYKKRFRGTIEVPGDKSITHRAVMLGSLSKGTTTIYRPLISDDILMTIDSMKQLGVSIELIDEKIVIKSNGVESLREPSTILYTGNSGTTTRLLTGVIAGLNFNATINGDETIQKRPMQRIKTPLELMGASIELTRENFPPINIKRKSLNGITYHMPIASAQVKSAIIFAALGAKGPTRIIEKDISRDHTERMLEDFGANIHTDGNTITVHPGYNLLGKEVAVPGDISSAAFLMVLAAIIPGSDITIENVSLNKTRDGIITVFKMIGADIKVLERNNAGEPYGDIRVKYKENLKPFIIDGPLIPKLIDEIPILTVLGLFTNGKSIIRDAHELRVKETDRILAVTRELEKFGADFNIYDDGFEILENQNLQKANEQLKSYSDHRIIMMLIIMTIKMNQRLNIDDTSHLNVSYPNILKDIESLEKEVDYE; this is translated from the coding sequence ATGATCGATAAATATAAAAAGAGATTTCGAGGCACGATAGAAGTACCTGGAGATAAATCAATTACGCACCGTGCAGTTATGTTAGGGAGTTTAAGTAAAGGTACGACGACAATATATCGTCCGTTAATTAGTGATGATATTTTAATGACAATCGATTCTATGAAACAGCTCGGTGTATCAATTGAATTAATAGATGAGAAAATCGTTATAAAAAGTAATGGTGTGGAGTCACTAAGAGAACCTAGCACCATACTATATACCGGAAACAGCGGTACAACAACAAGACTTTTAACAGGGGTTATTGCGGGTTTAAACTTCAATGCAACTATTAATGGTGACGAAACGATACAAAAACGTCCAATGCAGCGTATAAAGACACCACTTGAGCTAATGGGCGCGTCTATAGAACTTACACGTGAAAATTTTCCTCCAATTAATATTAAAAGAAAATCTCTAAACGGTATTACGTATCATATGCCAATCGCAAGTGCTCAAGTAAAAAGTGCAATTATATTTGCAGCGTTAGGAGCAAAAGGTCCAACGAGGATCATTGAAAAAGATATTTCTAGAGATCATACTGAACGTATGTTAGAAGATTTTGGGGCGAATATTCATACTGATGGTAATACGATTACCGTACACCCTGGCTATAATTTATTAGGAAAAGAGGTTGCCGTTCCTGGTGATATTTCAAGTGCTGCATTTTTAATGGTTCTTGCAGCAATTATTCCTGGAAGTGATATAACTATAGAAAACGTATCTCTAAATAAAACTAGAGATGGCATTATTACTGTTTTTAAAATGATTGGTGCAGATATTAAAGTTTTAGAAAGAAATAACGCCGGTGAACCGTATGGAGATATCCGCGTAAAATATAAGGAAAATCTAAAACCGTTTATTATAGACGGGCCATTAATTCCAAAGCTAATCGATGAAATTCCAATTCTTACAGTCCTAGGACTCTTTACGAATGGTAAAAGTATAATACGGGATGCACACGAATTACGAGTTAAAGAAACTGATCGCATATTAGCGGTCACACGTGAACTAGAAAAATTCGGTGCAGATTTTAATATTTATGATGATGGATTTGAAATATTAGAGAACCAAAACTTACAAAAAGCAAATGAACAATTAAAAAGTTATAGCGATCACCGAATCATTATGATGCTAATCATTATGACAATAAAAATGAATCAACGACTCAATATCGATGATACATCACACTTAAATGTATCGTACCCGAATATATTAAAAGATATTGAATCTCTAGAAAAAGAGGTGGACTATGAATAA
- a CDS encoding 3-dehydroquinate synthase codes for MDIKTAYNDDNYTIHVGHNIYDTLIHDYTKDYKDVYYIIDEYVYELYETKFSQLNHVIKAPRGEAFKHINPVMNTIDSLLDLNIKRNSLIVVIGGGATGDAGALLSSIILRGVDYIHVPTTLLSHDSSVGGKTAINRPHGKNLVGTFYRPKAVIFDLNFLKTLDDEEILSGFGEVIKHAMLNDQITVENLMHQNRRCINIEQLEPFIITGIKTKLRYVTEDETESNVRKALNLGHTLGHALEYEYQLKHGHAVVLGLLFMLYVSNERLNKSFNLQKYVEYFKSVGYDVSYLNELNIPSLIERMSHDKKNNETEKIQFVLLEAFGTPKFDNICIDELTHYLKEFQEII; via the coding sequence ATGGACATTAAAACGGCTTATAATGATGACAATTATACGATTCATGTCGGTCATAATATTTATGACACACTTATTCATGATTACACAAAAGACTATAAAGACGTCTATTATATTATCGATGAATATGTATATGAATTATATGAAACTAAATTTTCACAGCTTAATCATGTAATAAAAGCACCGAGAGGTGAAGCTTTTAAGCATATTAATCCCGTTATGAATACAATTGATTCACTATTAGATTTAAATATAAAAAGAAATAGTTTAATCGTCGTTATCGGTGGTGGCGCGACAGGGGATGCGGGTGCGTTATTATCAAGTATTATACTTCGTGGTGTCGATTATATACACGTTCCAACTACACTTCTTAGTCACGACTCATCTGTCGGTGGTAAAACCGCAATTAACCGTCCACATGGAAAAAATTTAGTCGGCACATTTTATCGTCCAAAAGCAGTTATTTTTGATTTAAACTTTTTAAAGACGTTAGATGACGAAGAAATACTCAGTGGATTCGGAGAAGTCATTAAACATGCAATGTTAAATGATCAAATTACTGTAGAAAATTTAATGCATCAAAATAGACGTTGTATAAACATAGAACAACTAGAGCCATTTATTATTACTGGTATTAAAACAAAACTTAGATATGTCACAGAAGATGAAACTGAATCTAACGTCCGTAAAGCATTAAATTTAGGACATACATTAGGTCATGCATTAGAATATGAATATCAATTAAAGCACGGACATGCGGTAGTCTTAGGTTTATTATTTATGCTTTATGTTTCAAATGAGCGACTAAATAAATCATTCAATTTACAAAAATATGTCGAATATTTTAAATCAGTTGGTTATGACGTGTCTTATTTAAACGAACTCAATATTCCGAGTTTAATTGAACGGATGTCACACGATAAAAAGAATAATGAAACTGAAAAAATTCAATTCGTTTTACTTGAAGCATTCGGTACACCAAAGTTTGATAATATATGTATCGATGAATTAACACATTATTTAAAAGAATTTCAGGAGATTATATGA
- the qcrB gene encoding menaquinol-cytochrome c reductase cytochrome b subunit, producing the protein MLNRIYDWIDDRIDITPIWRDVADHEVPEHVNPAYHFSAFVYCFGGLTFFITVIQVLSGMFLTMYYVPDIVNAWNSVYYLQNDVAAGMIVRGMHHWGASLVVVMMFLHTLRVFFTGAYKSPRELNWVVGVLLFMVMLGLAFTGYLLPWDMKALFATNVGLDIAESVPFIGEWIKTLLAGDAEIVGAQTLTRFFAIHVFFLPAALFVLMGIHFILIRRQGISGPL; encoded by the coding sequence ATGCTAAATCGTATCTACGATTGGATTGATGATAGAATTGATATCACTCCGATATGGAGAGACGTCGCTGATCACGAAGTGCCTGAGCACGTTAACCCTGCCTATCACTTCTCAGCATTCGTCTACTGTTTTGGTGGATTAACTTTCTTCATTACAGTAATTCAGGTTCTATCCGGTATGTTTTTAACAATGTATTACGTACCAGACATCGTTAACGCTTGGAATTCTGTATATTACTTACAGAACGATGTTGCGGCTGGTATGATCGTTCGCGGTATGCACCACTGGGGTGCAAGTTTAGTAGTTGTAATGATGTTCTTACATACGCTAAGAGTATTCTTTACAGGTGCTTATAAATCTCCACGTGAGTTAAACTGGGTTGTAGGTGTTCTACTCTTCATGGTTATGCTTGGATTAGCATTCACAGGATACTTACTACCATGGGATATGAAAGCATTATTCGCAACTAACGTTGGTTTAGATATTGCTGAATCAGTTCCATTTATCGGTGAATGGATTAAAACATTACTCGCAGGAGATGCTGAAATTGTAGGAGCACAAACATTAACAAGATTCTTTGCGATTCACGTATTCTTCCTACCTGCGGCATTATTTGTATTAATGGGGATACACTTTATCCTAATACGTAGACAAGGAATTTCAGGTCCACTATAG
- a CDS encoding tetratricopeptide repeat protein: MNNTITKAIDELKTGTYNQATIEAVINHLTYYTEEDEELLFVLGDLLDSIGEKNYALTIFKHLYESSEHDDNILSYLIDIYITNGDIDNALLLLNEAKETPTVLFLKAEVFQQMHLNDVALKHLMKARSLSNDAIIDFAIAELYYYEGNLTEAIYYYKNTLKTVDRINNININLRLANIYSNLMESEMALSYFNEVEDHELENDDYFLKGLVHFQLEQYNEAEKMLDNVIKNEPYYTNAYILLMKIKEKEYDFEGATELLKDYVVIDDLNPLMFYHLGRLSLKLGSLEDAKGYFKRATELDIEYEDALLKLFQSILESDTTDEINDYIKHLDIKELSPEALHLLGTIEARNENDENAMQYFEEAAKFLKDNVEFLSDYYSYLSEIRDERRVDILQQLIALEPSNPEWQLELERIQDDIDHF, encoded by the coding sequence ATGAATAATACAATTACGAAGGCAATTGATGAGTTAAAAACAGGAACGTATAATCAAGCGACGATTGAAGCGGTTATTAATCATCTAACTTATTATACAGAAGAAGATGAAGAACTCCTTTTTGTATTAGGAGATTTATTAGATTCAATTGGGGAAAAAAATTATGCATTAACAATTTTTAAACATCTATATGAGTCTAGTGAACACGACGACAATATACTTTCATATCTCATTGACATTTATATAACAAATGGTGACATTGATAATGCGTTACTTCTTTTAAACGAGGCAAAAGAAACACCGACTGTACTATTTTTAAAAGCAGAAGTATTTCAACAAATGCATTTAAACGATGTCGCATTAAAGCATTTAATGAAAGCTCGTTCTTTAAGTAATGACGCAATTATAGATTTTGCAATTGCTGAATTATATTATTATGAAGGTAATTTAACAGAAGCAATTTATTATTATAAAAACACGTTAAAGACAGTTGACCGTATCAACAATATTAACATTAATTTAAGACTTGCTAACATTTATAGTAATTTAATGGAGTCAGAAATGGCATTAAGTTATTTCAATGAAGTAGAGGACCATGAACTAGAAAATGATGACTATTTCTTAAAAGGTCTCGTTCACTTCCAGCTAGAACAATATAATGAAGCTGAGAAAATGTTAGATAACGTTATAAAAAATGAACCGTACTATACGAACGCATATATTTTACTTATGAAGATTAAAGAAAAAGAGTACGATTTTGAAGGTGCGACTGAGCTATTAAAAGATTACGTCGTCATCGATGATCTAAATCCGTTAATGTTTTACCATCTCGGTCGTTTAAGCTTAAAGCTCGGTTCTTTAGAAGATGCTAAAGGTTATTTTAAGCGTGCAACTGAATTAGATATTGAGTATGAAGATGCACTATTAAAATTATTCCAAAGTATATTAGAGTCCGATACGACTGATGAAATTAACGATTATATAAAACATTTAGATATTAAAGAATTATCACCTGAAGCACTTCATTTACTTGGAACGATTGAAGCGCGAAATGAAAATGATGAAAATGCAATGCAATATTTTGAAGAAGCTGCTAAGTTTTTAAAAGATAACGTTGAATTTTTATCAGATTATTATTCTTATTTAAGCGAAATTAGAGATGAACGACGAGTAGATATCTTACAACAGTTGATTGCACTGGAACCATCAAATCCAGAATGGCAGTTAGAGTTAGAACGTATACAAGATGATATCGATCATTTTTAG